The nucleotide window GAAAATCTGTTATTAGCATTTGGATTAACATTATTTGCAGGCCTTGCGACTGGAATAGGCAGTGTTCTTGCCTTTTTCACCTCACACACCAACACAAAATTTTTATCGGTAACGCTTGGGTTCTCTGCAGGGGTGATGATTTATGTATCCATGATTGAAATTTTCGCCAAGGCAAAAATAGCACTTGTTGATGCCTTAGGAGTTGGCCCTGGAAACTGGCTGACGGTTGGCGGATTCTTTGGCGGCATGCTATTGATTGCCGGCATAGATAAATTTATACCGAAGCAGAGTAATCCACATGAACTGAAAACGGTGGAGGACATGCAAGGTAAAGACAGTAAAGGCAGCCAGCCTGATTTATTAAAAATGGGAACCTTCACGGCACTTGCTATCGGTATTCATAATTTTCCTGAGGGGATCGCCACCTTCACGTCAGCACTCCAAGATCCTGCGCTCGGCATTGCCATTGCTGTAGCCATTGCCATTCACAATATTCCAGAAGGAATTGCCGTTTCTGTCCCTGTTTATTTTGCAACAGGTGATAAGAAAAGAGCCTTCAAGCTTTCCTTTTTATCAGGTTTATCCGAGCCAATCGGGGCATTGGTAGCCTACCTTTTCCTCATGCCGTTTCTCAATGACATCATGTTCGGGATCATTTTCGCTGCGGTTGCGGGAATTATGGTGTTCATCTCTCTCGATGAATTACTGCCGGCAGCCAAAAGGTACGACGAGGCTCACCTCTCCATCTACGGCCTGATCGGCGGAATGGCCGTAATGGCACTTAGCTTGCTGTTATTTATTTAGAGTCTTGGTGCCTGACACCCTTTACACTGTATTCAGTGTGATTGACTCGTTAAGGCATTGGTCAGTGATAACGGTGCTTCCTTGAAGATCTGAGATGGTGCGGGCGAGGCGGATGATTTTGATTTGGGTCCGGTTGCTCCAATTTTTCTTGATGGCTTGCTGCTGCAATGTTGATTGTTGTGTGCCTGTTAAAGGAGTCTTGCTAAGAAGAACTTCGAAAGGGACTCTACTATTACAAATCTCTTCACCATAGCGATTATATTGCCTCTCCCGTGCCTGCCCCACTCTTTCACGCACAACACTTGAGGGCTCCCCTTGCAGGGGCATCCCATCAGCGGCGGTTAAATCCACTGGCCTTAACGTCAGATTAATATCAAATCGATCCCTCAGCGGACCTGAAAGTCTGTTTTGATACGTGAAAATCTGCTTAGGTGAACACGTACAATAATGTGCATTCGAACCGGCATATCCGCATGGGCAAGGATTCATTGCCGCAATCAGCACAAACGAAGCAGGATATGTAATCGTGGCATGGGTGCGGCTTATGGTGATGAATCCATTTTCGAGCGGCTGCCGCAGCATATCTAATGTTTTTCTTGGAAACTCGCCGATTTCATCTAAAAATAAAACACCCCGATGAGCCAGAGAGATCTCCCCGGGTTTTGGGTATTGGCCACCGCCGATAATGGCAACTCCAGATGCCGAATGGTGCGGACTTCGAAACGGTGGCAGCAGGCTTTGAGTGTAGGAATTTCTACTTAATTGATATAAGCTGAGTACCTCGAGTTGCGCCTCTTTTGTTAATACCGGCAAAATAGACGGAAAGCTCTCGGCCAGCAAGCTTTTGCCACAACCAGGAGGACCGGTCATCAGGACATGATGTTCTCCTGCAGCCGCTATCTCTAATGCATGTTTGGCACTGGCATGGCCGATGATTTGCTGAAAATCTAAATATGGACTGCGTTCAACTTTTACCTCATCTTCTTTTTTTAAATTGTATGGAGTCCACTGCCCCGCAAAATGCCCGATGACATCTTTTAAGGAAGCAACGTGAATGATTTCTAAACCCTCAAAATCAAGTATAGGGAGATGGTCATCCAAAGGGATATAAAGTCTCCTTATCCCTTGCCTTTTTGCCGCAAGAACGGCTGGCAGTAGCCCCTCCACAGGCTGAACTGAACCGTTCAGGGAAAGCGCCCCCAGAAAACCCGTATCTTCAGGGATTACTGCCTCTACCTCATGCAGACTTAGCAGCAGCCCAATTGCCATCGGAAAATCAAACATTGGACCGATTTTCTTTTGATCCGCAGGCGATAAATTAATGATAATTTTATTTCCAGAGAAGATATAACCCAGGGAGCTGAGGGCCGCAATAATTCGCTCCTTTGACTCCTTCACAGCCGCATCAGGCAGGCCGACAATTTTAAACGAATCA belongs to Neobacillus sp. OS1-2 and includes:
- the zupT gene encoding zinc transporter ZupT, producing the protein MTENLLLAFGLTLFAGLATGIGSVLAFFTSHTNTKFLSVTLGFSAGVMIYVSMIEIFAKAKIALVDALGVGPGNWLTVGGFFGGMLLIAGIDKFIPKQSNPHELKTVEDMQGKDSKGSQPDLLKMGTFTALAIGIHNFPEGIATFTSALQDPALGIAIAVAIAIHNIPEGIAVSVPVYFATGDKKRAFKLSFLSGLSEPIGALVAYLFLMPFLNDIMFGIIFAAVAGIMVFISLDELLPAAKRYDEAHLSIYGLIGGMAVMALSLLLFI
- a CDS encoding YifB family Mg chelatase-like AAA ATPase, whose amino-acid sequence is MWARVTSIGLKGMEGYRVNVEVGTYVGNDSFKIVGLPDAAVKESKERIIAALSSLGYIFSGNKIIINLSPADQKKIGPMFDFPMAIGLLLSLHEVEAVIPEDTGFLGALSLNGSVQPVEGLLPAVLAAKRQGIRRLYIPLDDHLPILDFEGLEIIHVASLKDVIGHFAGQWTPYNLKKEDEVKVERSPYLDFQQIIGHASAKHALEIAAAGEHHVLMTGPPGCGKSLLAESFPSILPVLTKEAQLEVLSLYQLSRNSYTQSLLPPFRSPHHSASGVAIIGGGQYPKPGEISLAHRGVLFLDEIGEFPRKTLDMLRQPLENGFITISRTHATITYPASFVLIAAMNPCPCGYAGSNAHYCTCSPKQIFTYQNRLSGPLRDRFDINLTLRPVDLTAADGMPLQGEPSSVVRERVGQARERQYNRYGEEICNSRVPFEVLLSKTPLTGTQQSTLQQQAIKKNWSNRTQIKIIRLARTISDLQGSTVITDQCLNESITLNTV